The genomic region GTGGAATGTAAAATTGCAAGAGTTGCATAATTGATTGGAAAAGCATGCAATCATATTTCTTCAGTGTGTGTAACAAACGAtttgaaatgaaaaaaaatccCATCATTTGGCTAAGATAAAATGAcaagaaatttttttgctttcttgtttttttgttttcgttttcgtttttttttttttgttcttttattctttatattctttcctttttttttcgctaATTCATTATTGTTAAACGTGCCATTTTAACACCTTACCGTTCTtccattataatttttaggTAAATCgaaaaaatgtgtataaatgggtaaaactatttttttctttttcttttttttttttttctttttttgaatgCATACTATGCACTGTTGGTACTTTAAGAACAAATAGTACGACAATGTTATTTCATTTAGTTCGTCATTCGACTATTTCTCAGGTAAACACTAGCATATGCACAGCACTGTTTCTCAAAGACGCACATGTGGACGTGTaaatgcatatgtatgtgcatatatacgtgcatatgtacgtgtatatgtatatatatatttatgagtatatttgtgtatatttatgtgtatatttatgtgtatatttatgtgtatatttatgtgtacatttatttgtaaatttatgtgtatattttttttttatttttacatatacgGGACCCTAACAAAGAGGAATCCACGTcttacttaattttataaatatatgcaaccGTAAACCCACAACTACAAATGTATACAACCTTAAAATATGCATGtccaaaaacaaaaatgaaagtaTGAATATTATTGCATTTAAATAAGTACGTCTGGTAacaattatacataaaagaaagtccatttatttatttttatttttatttttattttttattttttattttattttgttttgtgtTTGCTCTTTCACTTTTCCTATTTGTTATTaccctttttcctttttatgtCTTGTTTCGAAATACCCTCATCAAGGACCTCCGTTTGAGTGTGTTTTTCGCAAGCAACGAAAAgcatattattcattttaaaaaaataaaaggaaaaaaaggaatatgataataaaaatgaaagtaaaaaaaggaaaaatggcACAAAAAAATCTTCTACAAACACTTCTACGATATGCGAATAAATCATTTATAACAAGAAGGAAAGGTGGTAGGTTTTTAGGGGAGCACTATATTcctgcatatgtacatgtacacgTATACGTTTAAGTACATGTACACGTATACGTTTaagtacatgtatacatatatgtttaagtacatgtatacatatatgtttaagtatatgtatacatatatgtttaagtacatgtatacatatatgtttaagtacatgtatacatatatgtttaagtacatgtatacatatatgtttaagtatatgtatacatatatatatgcatgaaaAGTGTTAactaaaaagaagaaaagtcAGCCCTCTGTCACCACCACCCCCATACATAATCAATGCTttcacacatatatatgtacctacacatatatatgtacctacacatatatatgtacctacacatatatataatcgtaagtacacatatacatatatatattaaaacggCGCGTAAACACACATGTACAACTTTTTAAGGAAGCACGGCAAAACaggaaaggaaaatatatgtacataaaccaaaaatttgcattttttatttttttttatttttttcacgtTATAGATTATTTTGTAGGAAGTTACTttgtttttatcatttttatcatttttatcatttttttcatttttatcatttttatcatttttatcatttttatcatttttatcatttttatcatttcttGTGTTTCCTTTTGTgtccttttcttttcttttcttttttctatctTCCGATGaggtaaaaatttttaaacttAAATTACGGCATTGCTTTTGCGCTAGCACAAACACTTATATTGTCAGATCaagtaaaaggaaaaaaagaaaaaaaaaaaaaattagaaaaaaaagaaagaaaaaaaaagaaaaaaaaaaaaaaaggaaaaaaaaaaaaaaaaaaaaaaaaaaaaaaaaaaaaaaaatcaaaaaaaaaaaaaaaaaagggaaaaacaaaaaaaaaaaaagaaaaataggaaaaacaaaaatgacaacaaaaaagaagaaaaaaatgaagaaaaaattaacctttgtaaaaattgatatataacgtgaacagaaaaataaaaaagaaattaatgaAACGTGGAAAGCAAATTTCCCATTACTATGGTTGCAACGAAATAAAATAGGAAAATTCGACGGGTATATTTTACCTATATATAGTAGTAGTGAGTAGTAGCACACATATAAAACAACAAAGAACTGAAtgtgaaattaaaaataagtagATCATAACGcttctatattatatagagAAAACCTTCCACACGGGATTACgtaccttttattttttcccttttttttttttcctttgttttttcttcaatattttttttaatcctatattttttttcttaattatttttccttttttttcttctctacttttcttacttttttttttttttttttcttttttatcttctattttttcttctattttttcttctattttttcttctattttttcttctattttttcttctattttttttctattttttttctattttttttctattttttttctatttttttttaaaaatcttTGAACAGGCGAGAAATGGAAAGCTCCACTTGAAGTTCCCGAAGGGGGGAAAAAACATTaccataatataaataaaaaaaaaaaaaaaaaaaaatataaatataaatatatatatatatgtgcatagatttatgtacatagaattatatacacatatatatgtacgtaggCACATGTACAAGACACATGAACACGGGCACGTGCACAtagatatatgtacatgtacacaaAACCGCTTTGACGAAACAGTTGAGCATCCTTTTCTTTAACAGCTACAACGTgtttatacacatatacaatTAACCAGAACactgctactgctactgctactgTTGCCGCTAATGCTACTGTTACTCcttgttttttaaatcagGTAACAAAAAGGGAAGAAGGGAAAATCATATTTGTTTTACTCTTAACAACAACATTTCAAGTGTGTTtgaatttttcaatttccAATTTTTTGGTTTGCCATTTTTTGTAGGGCTTTGGAACCCTCGAGGGAAAGGGAAAAGGAAAGGGAAAGGGAAAAGGAAAGGGAAAGGGAAAGGGAAAGGGAAAGGGAAAAGGATGGGCAAAAGAAAAGGCGAAAGaaaagagaataaaaaaaaaaaaaaaaaaaagaaaaaaaaaagcaattcTCCATCATtcgtttttataaatacatttacttatttatcGCTTAGCTTTACCTATTTTTCATTcctaaagaataaaaaatagtgtgctataaaaaggaaaaaaaaaaaaaaaaaaagctccTATTTTGATAAATCAATGCGCAGGCAACATGATGAGTCCAAGGGAATTTCAAATAAAtccataaaaaaagaaaattaaaaaatagttatatacatatatctattatgcgcattacatatataaatacatatatacgtttaTTTGCTTCCTCACGTATGTACAAAATTAACTTCCCTGCGGCATACGTTTTTCTTCTCTCTCTTATCAATTGTTGGAAAAACgtcttgtttattttatttatttattttttttttgccgaTCTTCAACTTGCAATTAAGCAGTTGAAGTTGCAGAggttggaaaaaaaaaaataataaattaaataaaataaataaaataaaataaataaaataaaataaaataaaataaaataaaataaaataaataaaataaaataaaataaaataaataaaataaataaaataaaataaaataaataaaataaaataaataaaataaataaaataaaataacaaaacgAGGGGGTAAAATGTGGCAAATATTTTTGCCTCCCATCTTGAGAAATCGTAGTACATtgtatttttgaaaaagtacaaaataataccccttttttttttttttttttttttttaaaaaactctTTAAGGAATATATTAGCATTTTAAGAATAGCAACAACTTgcgaatattttattttaatttgttattttgcGAACTTGCAAAAAAGCTGTTTCGTAGTATGTAAAGTGCTATGAACGCGCAGAATGCCATACGAATACGCATGAATAGgccataatatatacatatatataaacatttatacgtgtatatatgtatatgtgtatatatgtatatgtgtatatatgtatgtgtgtatatacgtatatgtgtatatatgtatatgtgtatatatgtatatgtgtatatatgtatatgtgtatatacgtatatgtgtatatatgtatatatgcttatatgcCTGCTTGAGAGAGTAGAATAGCGTAAAATTCGTTGCTTGAATGCTCTAAATAgctacattttttttcgtatcaTCGGTGATAGTGTCCCTCAATTACATTGAATTGCTCCTTCGGTCTTTTGGTTAATCGATCTTTTGCCACATCGTTCTGTTGATGAATCCTTCTGCTGCAAAGGTAATACACTTCGCATACTCGTTTCGTACGCagcatttatgtatgtacttctgtatatatacgtagaATTACTGGCAAGCGTGGTCCAAACTTTGATAATATAGGTTTTGTTCGATCCCATACCCACATTTATGCTAGGTCCTTTGTAGGTAATCATGGAATCACTGCCATTTAACATGAAATTGCCTTTAATCGAAAAGGCAGCTACGAATGTAAAGGATATAATATCGCACATAAAACTGAATGATGGGGTATATTTCGATATGACTAAATATGATACAAACGAAATAGTAAATAAtcttgaaaataataatatatataaaaagatagAAGCAATGAAGCATATATTAATTGCGCATATTTCGAAAAAAGATGTGTCTAATTTCTTTTTcgatgtattaaaaaatatatcagtaaataatttaattttaaaaaaattaatttataattatttaatattatatgcgGAAGGCAATGCTGATTTGACAATGTTAACAGTTAATTCTTTCaaaaaagatttaaataataacaactACCAAATAAGGTCATATGCTCTTAGAGCTATGTCTTGTATAAAATCTATCGATATGATTACCATTTTAATTGAATCATTGAAAAAGATGTCAAAGGATAAATCTCCTTATGTTCGTAAAACCTGCGCAGATGTTATACCATCTGTATATATCATAGACAAAGAtcaattcatatttttgagGAAAATTCTTCTCGACCTAATTAGTGATAGGGATCTTATTGTTGTGTCGGCAGCTGTTGTGTCTTTTAAtactatatgtatatacggtAACGTGGAGGACTACCAGTGGAGTAATAAAGATGGAGGGGATGTGCAGGACGAGGTAGCAGAACAAATGAAATATCCTTACAACGCGTGTGAAGCAGACACGCCGGAAAGCGGTAACGTGGCTCATAGGAAAAATGGCATCAACTGTAGCAACGAGCTCAATCACAATGGAATCTGCAGCCACAATAGAAGATTCATCCACAATAGATGTTACAGCAAATCATTTGAGGGATCCCCTCAGGTGGACAACTCCTTACATTACACAACCACTGATGAGATTCGGAATAACAATGTATCCGTTGGCAGCGAAATGGGGAGTAGCACTGCGTACACGAGTGAAACAGATTTGCCTGGTTATCAAGATGGGTCTAATAAACgtgtaaataaattaattcaaaaaaataaagtaaaagatGAGGACCCCCCACATTCTGGCAAagaaaataacaatataatgtACAACAAGGATCATGAAGAGAAGCACAGGTTGTTAAACGACAATTTTTATCATCTCTACAATTCCTTATCCTTTTTACACCCATACTATTATAAACTATGTAAGTATTTGTTACTTATGCATCCCTTTCATCAAACGTATCTGGTGGACCTGCTACTGCGATACTGTCGAATGTTTTACAGGGATCCAACCAAAAGCATCAAAGACAGACTAATGAGGATGAAGCTACCCCATTCCAATGGCTGCGATGAAGGGGGGGAAGAACAAAAAGATAGAGGTGCAAATTCAGGTGGAAGTCGGAGCAGCAGTCACAGTAGCAGCTGTAAACTTAGTCGCAAACATGGCCTCAAATCGAGCAACCAATTGGGTCCCTCCCATAGGAGAGAGGGAACCTCGACATTTTACATGAACAACGATGAAACGTACAAGGAGTACAAAAATTATGAGGTGGATATTGAAATATTCATAGAGAAACTTCTGATTCTGTTAAGCTCCTGTAGCTATAGTGTCGTCATAATAGCAACCTCATCCCTTTACCATTTGACCAAGTTCACATATAAAGAAAACATTGTGCAGGCAATTTTAACAAGTTTAATAAAAAGCactatagaaaaaaatgaagagatgtatgaaatatttttaaaaagtgttAAGCCATTAATTATAgctttaaaagaaaatttttctgcatatatatctttcttctttattaGCTGCAAAGATAGTGtaagtaaaaaattgttgaagcttaatattttatattcactTATACATCCAAGTAACAAAATATTGGTATTAGATGAGTTACTACATGCTCTATATATGCCTGATAATGATGagtatttcattaaaaaagcTTTTTCCATTATTACTGATATAGCGTTAACAAACCCTGTATGCCTCTCGCGAGTGATGAAGTATATTATGATTATGCTTAACTCgaatataaatttgtatgCATATGAATCAATCCTATCCCTTAGAGTATTATTACAACAtagtgaaaaaaaacaaatcattaaaatcgcttcttttttatgtaaaattttattaaaaataaaaacgaaaGATGTACAAATTTCTGTTTTATGGACCTTAACaaattatcaaaattttattgatcatcttttattatttgatgTTGCTAGGATGTTAGTTAAGTCTTTTCAAAAGTACGACGATATTATGAAAATgcaaataattcattttgtttttaatatttggaaatttaattatgctcatatttttttatctcccCTCTTTGATGAACCTCCAGTTGATTTGTCACCAGCTGATGCTCCTCCAACGGAGGGGGGGCCTCTTTCCATGTTAAGCGGACAAAGTGGCCATAGCGATCATAGCAGACAAATAGGTCAAAATCGCAAACCGAGCCAAACGAACCACATTCACACTGAACATTCATTGTGTCTGCATTGTAACGACAAACAGGTGGGAGCTCTTGACGAGGAAGAAAGAAAGAGTAGACCCCAACTTTACAATGATAGGAAAACGCACATAAGAAGTAGAAGCATTTATAGTGAAGAGAGTAATGGTATTAGTACAAAAGGtgatatacataaaaaggaGGAGGATAAAACAAGTAGGAAAGAagcatttaaaattaaattaaaaaacgaTTTTGCCAAATTTGAGCAGTTATGTAATAAAACATTCCTTCTAGGATTAAAGGATGAAAACTTCGATGTTCAGGAAACTAGTAAATTTTATGTTCACATTATGCTTAAAATAAAGGAGTTGTATTCAAAGAATATTCTCAAATACAGTGTTTTTAAAAGGGATCTGTTTAACGAAAAAATAGATGATTACTCTTTGCCATTGTACTTTTTGAAATGTGCTATTATAAATACGGGTGCGGTGGTTAGCTCACCTTCCTCTGGTTTATGTTCCAAGAGCGTACGAAGCGTAGGTGGAAAAAATGGGGAAGGCATATTAAGTGGAAAGAAGGTGGTAGACGCAGTAAGCGGAAAGAGTAGGGAAGATGTAAAAAGTATGGCACACAGAATGAATGATACCTTACTGGAATCATTACAAAATTATGATGCAAATCTGAGTTTTAAGGACAAAAAGAAGACTCAAACCATATACCAACTTAACACagtttcaaatattttaaataagaagTTACCATCTTATGTGGACCTCCCAGAGTTTGCAGAAAAGGATTTACCAAAAACGGAGCATATCAACAAGGAGgatataaaaacaaacaaaaatacaATAGCAAGTGTTTCCTCAAAagatgtaaaattaaaaaacagtATTAACAGTATGAACTGTATGAacagtataaataatatgaatagtaTGAATAGTATGAATAGTATGAATAGtatgaataatatgaatagtaTGAATAGtatgaataatatgaatagtaTGAATagtatgaataatataattaattcacgtatttttttaaatattgatgatttttataaagaGGAAACGTTAAAAATGGAGCAACAGAAAAATTGCGGTATGTCAACTGGTAAAGCGGTGCTAATCAACGGTGGTAGAAAAATTCAAGGGGAAGATGAAGAGTCGGATGAcgaaaaaaagggaaagagTATTGGTCCAAGTAGTAGTGGTGGTTttaaaaaagacaaaatttTAGGTATAagtaaaagagaaaattcaAACATATACAAAGACCAAATGTCGagcaatttaaaaaatgggaaaacaCTCGAAGAACAAATTGATGACATTgaggaattttttttcaatgatGAAGATTATGAATgagcaataaaaaaaaacaaaaaaaagaaacaataaTTCCTTTTGCACACATATTACTTATTATGTCTAATTGCCATTTTTTATGAAcgttcatataaatttatcccgagaaatggaaaaaaatgaacaggTCAGGCGAAAATGGGTTCGTTCGCAAAAATGTGGACCAAAATAAGTTAGTCAAATTTGATAGCTTCTGAcgtgttcatttttttttttttttttttttcccttttttttgtgtgaTCATAGAATAAATGTTATTACTTCTTAATTTTACTTGTTAGCGTTCTCGAATTTGAGGccaaatatatgcaaaaaaaaacctACATACTGTAgaaaatttgtaattttgttcattcattttaaaacaaatttaaataaaaaatataattgtgAAATAATTCATTCTGATAAGTTTGGTAATATCATGGCAAGTGGACCTGTGGGTGCATCT from Plasmodium malariae genome assembly, chromosome: 11 harbors:
- the PmUG01_11049700 gene encoding AP-3 complex subunit beta, putative; translation: MESLPFNMKLPLIEKAATNVKDIISHIKLNDGVYFDMTKYDTNEIVNNLENNNIYKKIEAMKHILIAHISKKDVSNFFFDVLKNISVNNLILKKLIYNYLILYAEGNADLTMLTVNSFKKDLNNNNYQIRSYALRAMSCIKSIDMITILIESLKKMSKDKSPYVRKTCADVIPSVYIIDKDQFIFLRKILLDLISDRDLIVVSAAVVSFNTICIYGNVEDYQWSNKDGGDVQDEVAEQMKYPYNACEADTPESGNVAHRKNGINCSNELNHNGICSHNRRFIHNRCYSKSFEGSPQVDNSLHYTTTDEIRNNNVSVGSEMGSSTAYTSETDLPGYQDGSNKRVNKLIQKNKVKDEDPPHSGKENNNIMYNKDHEEKHRLLNDNFYHLYNSLSFLHPYYYKLCKYLLLMHPFHQTYLVDLLLRYCRMFYRDPTKSIKDRLMRMKLPHSNGCDEGGEEQKDRGANSGGSRSSSHSSSCKLSRKHGLKSSNQLGPSHRREGTSTFYMNNDETYKEYKNYEVDIEIFIEKLLILLSSCSYSVVIIATSSLYHLTKFTYKENIVQAILTSLIKSTIEKNEEMYEIFLKSVKPLIIALKENFSAYISFFFISCKDSVSKKLLKLNILYSLIHPSNKILVLDELLHALYMPDNDEYFIKKAFSIITDIALTNPVCLSRVMKYIMIMLNSNINLYAYESILSLRVLLQHSEKKQIIKIASFLCKILLKIKTKDVQISVLWTLTNYQNFIDHLLLFDVARMLVKSFQKYDDIMKMQIIHFVFNIWKFNYAHIFLSPLFDEPPVDLSPADAPPTEGGPLSMLSGQSGHSDHSRQIGQNRKPSQTNHIHTEHSLCLHCNDKQVGALDEEERKSRPQLYNDRKTHIRSRSIYSEESNGISTKGDIHKKEEDKTSRKEAFKIKLKNDFAKFEQLCNKTFLLGLKDENFDVQETSKFYVHIMLKIKELYSKNILKYSVFKRDLFNEKIDDYSLPLYFLKCAIINTGAVVSSPSSGLCSKSVRSVGGKNGEGILSGKKVVDAVSGKSREDVKSMAHRMNDTLLESLQNYDANLSFKDKKKTQTIYQLNTVSNILNKKLPSYVDLPEFAEKDLPKTEHINKEDIKTNKNTIASVSSKDVKLKNSINSMNCMNSINNMNSMNSMNSMNSMNNMNSMNSMNNMNSMNSMNNIINSRIFLNIDDFYKEETLKMEQQKNCGMSTGKAVLINGGRKIQGEDEESDDEKKGKSIGPSSSGGFKKDKILGISKRENSNIYKDQMSSNLKNGKTLEEQIDDIEEFFFNDEDYE